In a genomic window of Polyodon spathula isolate WHYD16114869_AA chromosome 21, ASM1765450v1, whole genome shotgun sequence:
- the LOC121296288 gene encoding cholesterol transporter ABCA5-like isoform X1 yields the protein MLPVKGRDAGVWQQTKSLLYKNLLIKWRSKQQSLQELILPLLLLGLLILISTLHPHVYYHGISTVELERQYSYDLEPKYLGYTPNNTITNHIMDKVAEHLTNEGIEVEMFHSEKALENASLHDQSSWVGVVFQNSLSYQLRFPYNSVPLPSDYTDSIASCFTDSKSCKAANYWYSGFTKLQSYIDAAIIEVQTQREVWREMEGLRVVMMGQPGSVEVQKFPHALISIYLVLAFTPFVSFLIVNVAAEKECRLKDAMAMMGLRDSAFWLSWGLLYAALVFTMSVLMAIISTCTSLFPSSSFFVIFLLIFLYGISTIFFSFMLTPLFKKPKFASTVGSMLTVVFGCLSLFTVLMKDFPQPLVWVLCLLSPSAFSMGIAQVVYLEAQGDGAVFSTLSNGPHPLFVPLVMLVLDSFLYLLLAVYLDQVLPREYGIRRSILYFLKPSYWSRHMKHYKEVNSQFESEVNGGPPSSESVEPVSSEFQGKEAIRINNIHKVYKEKDSSVEALRGLTFDIYEGQITALLGHSGAGKSTLMNILCGICPPTEGSVMIYGSPVSEIAEGLEMRRLVGICPQFNIMFEVLTVEEHLRIFAAIKGIPPGDINREVAKVLKDLDLEKIMDAQAQNLSGGQKRKLSVGIAIVGDPKILLLDEPTAGMDPCSRHQVWSLLKSRRSDHVTVLSTHYMDEADILADRKAVISQGLLKCIGSSLYLKTKCGVGYHLRMSVSESCDTDRVTSLIRRHVSKAQLSRQQEAELTYTLPSENMDTFSGLFSELDSRPDLGIGNYGVSMTTLEDVFLKLEAEAEVDQADYSVFNQEQVEEEGDASSLDDTDQRLLIFSDSKPEGVSGHALWRQQFRTIARLHLLNLLRERKPIILALFVIFLASVLALSLISGNIRINPTSRRLSPDLYLLSSKQPLRKYASSLLLHNASDSSIDYFIRNLESQDIKVELQKGNDFMASAPHSAAFNISGSNKQHYEYTAVFNSTMVHSLPMLLNILSNALLRSLNGTGRIETWSKPFEFKIPEALSNALIYIEAVLLGMLAAGMPAYFAMEHTRDREIKCRSQLRISGLVPSAYWCGQAAVDIPFYYLILIAMTSTLFAFHSEELLHAGAYTSVIPCLIGYGPAMILFTYVVSFMFTRVQNNRDFLSIVSMLVSVVSAFLIQLTYVNGNRIVATILHNSLCFFNPLYPLMGCLICITKKTFTDMSVYEDTGTLSRNMLVTIVSPYLQCVFLLFLLRWLEIRYGGKTMRNDPLCRISAGKTKVHRNPDESENEDEDVHAERTRVKEALSCQSCEEKPVVVLSSLRKEYSGHHDGFILNTKKKKVATKNISLCVRKGEVLGLLGPNGAGKTTTMYMLAGETEPTAGQVLMGDYCTEFRQVDGPLEYIGYCPQVNPLWPKITLQEHLEIYASIKGLGQNEVASIIERVVNALELKEHLKKKAKNLSAGIKRKLCFALSMLGNPQIVLLDEPSTGMDPKAKQRMWRAIRAAFKNRQRGAILTTHYMEEAEAVCDRVAIMVSGQLRCIGSIQHLKGKYGRGYSLEVKLREEMTGLREVALLHKAILRIFPHAVRQESFATLMVYKIPMEDVKSLSQSFSQLEKAKDAFHFEEYNFSQSTLEQVFVEFAKEQENDEEEIGSLSTTFQWQRLQQDELVSTPHSDSIVHQL from the exons ATGTTACCGGTAAAAGGAAGAGATGCCGGGGTCTGGCAGCAAACTAAAAGCCTGCTTTACAAAAACCTGCTTATTAAATGGAGGAGCAAACAGCAGAGTCTGCAG GAGCTGATCCTGCCCTTGTTGTTGCTGGGGCTTCTGATTCTCATCAGCACACTGCACCCCCACGTATATTACCATGgcatctccactgtggagctggAGCGCCAATACAGCTATGACCTGGAGCCGAAATACCTGGGATACACGCCCAACAATACCATTACCAATCACATTATGGACAAGGTGGCAGAACATTTAACTAACGAAG GGATTGAGGTGGAGATGTTCCACAGTGAGAAGGCCTTGGAGAATGCCAGCCTACACGATCAGTCATCCTGGGTGGGTGTGGTGTTCCAGAACTCTTTAAGCTACCAGCTGCGCTTTCCCTACAATTCTGTGCCACTGCCCAGTGACTACACAGACTCAATCG CCAGCTGCTTTACAGACAGTAAATCGTGCAAGGCTGCAAACTATTGGTACTCAGGATTCACCAAACTCCAGTCATACATTGATGCAGCCATCATAGAG GTGCAGACCCAGCGGGaggtctggagggagatggaAGGGCTACGGGTCGTGATGATGGGCCAGCCCGGGTCAGTGGAGGTCCAGAAGTTCCCTCACGCGCTCATCTCCATCTACCTGGTCCTGGCGTTCACGCCCTTCGTGTCCTTCCTCATCGTCAACGTGGCGGCGGAGAAGGAGTGCCGCCTGAAGGATGCCATGGCCATGATGGGGCTGCGCGACTCTGCTTTCTG GCTGTCCTGGGGCTTGCTGTATGCTGCCCTGGTCTTCACCATGTCAGTCCTCATGGCAATCATCTCCACATGCACCTCCCTCTTTCCCAGCAGCAGCTTCTTTGTGATCTTTCTGCTCATTTTCCTGTACGGGATATCCACA ATCTTCTTTTCCTTCATGCTGACACCCCTCTTCAAGAAGCCCAAGTTTGCCAGCACTGTGGGCTCCATGCTGACAGTAGTGTTTGGCTGCCTGTCTCTCTTCACTGTCCTGATGAAGGATTTCCCTCAGCCACTGGTCTGGGTGCTGTGCCTGCTGTCTCCCAGTGCCTTCTCCATGGGCATTGCACAG gtggtGTACCTGGAAGCTCAGGGAGACGGAGCAGTCTTCTCCACTCTGTCCAATGGCCCCCACCCCCTTTTCGTGCCCCTTGTCATGCTGGTGCTTGATAGCTTCCTTTACCTCCTGCTAGCAGTCTACCTGGACCAGGTCTTACCAA GGGAATATGGAATACGTCGGTCCATCCTCTACTTTCTGAAGCCATCCTATTGGTCCAGACACATGAAGCACTATAAAGAGGTCAATTCGCAGTTTGAGAGTGAGGTAAACGGCGGCCCTCCGTCCAGCGAGTCAGTCGAGCCCGTGTCTTCAGAGTTCCAGGGGAAGGAAGCCATCAG aattaACAATATTCATAAAGTTTATAAGGAGAAGGACAGCTCTGTTGAGGCACTTAGAG GCTTGACCTTTGACATCTATGAGGGGCAGATCACAGCTCTGCTGGGGCACAGTGGAGCAGGGAAGTCCACGCTGATGAATATTCTGTGTGGGATTTGCCCTCCCACTGAAG GCTCTGTCATGATCTATGGCTCCCCAGTGTCTGAGATCGCAGAGGGGCTGGAGATGCGGAGGCTGGTGGGAATTTGCCCGCAGTTCAACATCATGTTCGAGGTGCTGACTGTGGAGGAGCACCTGAGGATCTTTGCTGCCATCAAGGGCATCCCCCCGGGCGACATCAACAGAGAG GTAGCCAAAGTGTTGAAGGACTTGGATCTGGAGAAGATCATGGATGCCCAGGCCCAGAACCTGAGCGGCGGCCAGAAGAGGAAGCTGTCTGTGGGCATTGCCATCGTGGGGGACCCCAAG ATTCTTCTCCTGGACGAGCCTACGGCAGGAATGGACCCCTGCTCCCGGCACCAGGTGTGGTCTCTCCTGAAGAGCCGACGGTCGGATCATGTCACTGTACTCTCCACCCACTACATGGATGAGGCTGACATCCTGGCAG ATCGGAAAGCTGTGATCTCCCAAGGACTTCTCAAGTGTATTGGCTCCTCTCTCTATCTCAAAACGAAATGTGGGGTTGGCTACCACCTCCG GATGTCAGTGAGTGAGTCGTGTGACACAGACCGCGTGACCTCACTGATAAGACGGCACGTCTCTAAGGCACAGTTGTCACGGCAGCAGGAGGCAGAACTGACATACACTCTTCCCTCTGAAAACATGGACACGTTTTCAG GCCTGTTCTCAGAGCTGGACAGCCGGCCTGATCTCGGAATAGGGAACTACGGTGTTTCCATGACAACACTGGAAGATGTTTTCCTGAAGCTGGAGGCTGAGGCCGAGGTTGATCAAGCAG actACAGCGTGTTTAACCAGGAGCAGGTAGAGGAGGAAGGGGACGCCTCCTCCCTGGACGACACTGACCAGCGGCTCCTCATCTTCTCTGACAGCAAGCCTGAGGGTGTCTCTGGACACGCTCTGTGGAGGCAGCAGTTCCGCACCATAGCCAGACTGCACCTGCTCAACCTGCTGAGGGAGAGGAAGCCCATCAT tcTGGCTCTGTTCGTCATCTTCCTGGCCTCAGTGCTGGCTCTGTCCCTGATCAGTGGCAATATCCGAATCAACCCCACGTCCCGCCGACTCTCCCCAGACCTCTACCTCCTCAGTAGCAAACAGCCGCTTCGCAAGTACGCCAGCAGTCTGCTGCTGCACAATGCCTctg ACTCGAGTATTGACTACTTCATCCGCAATCTGGAATCACAGGATATTAAGGTGGAATTGCAGAAAGGAAATGATTTCATGGCAAGTGCTCCACACAGTGCTGCCTTTAACATTTCAGGTTCCAATAAG CAGCACTACGAGTACACAGCTGTGTTTAACAGCACCATGGTACACTCCCTTCCTATGCTGCTGAATATCCTGAGCAACGCTCTGCTGCGCAGCCTCAACGGGACCGGCCGCATCGAGACGTGGAGCAAACCCTTTGAATTT AAAATTCCTGAGGCTCTATCGAATGCCCTGATCTACATTGAAGCGGTTCTGCTAGGAATGCTGGCAGCAGGAATGCCAGCCTACTTTGCCATGGAACACACACGGGACCGCGAG ATTAAGTGCCGTTCCCAGCTGCGAATCTCAGGCTTGGTCCCGTCTGCTTACTGGTGTGGTCAGGCAGCTGTCGACATCCCCTTCTACTACCTCATCCTGATCGCCATGACCAGCACTCTCTTCGCCTTCCACTCGGAGGAGCTGTTGCACGCTGGCGCATACACCTCAGTG ATCCCGTGTCTGATAGGCTACGGTCCGGCGATGATCCTCTTCACCTACGTGGTGTCCTTCATGTTCACTCGCGTCCAGAACAATCGGGATTTCCTCTCCATCGTCTCCATGCTG GTCTCTGTAGTATCTGCATTCTTGATTCAGCTGACCTATGTGAATGGAAACCGGATCGTAGCCACAATTCTGCACAactctttgtgcttcttcaaccCACTGTACCCACTCATGGGCTGCCTCATCTGCATCACCAAG AAGACTTTCACTGACATGAGCGTTTATGAAGACACTGGAACGCTGAGTAGAAACATGCTGGTAACCATTGTGTCG CCCTACCTGCAGTGTGTCTTTCTTCTCTTCCTGCTGCGTTGGCTGGAGATCCGATACGGAGGCAAGACTATGAGGAATGATCCACTGTGCAG GATCTCCGCTGGGAAGACGAAAGTCCATAGGAACCCTGATGAGTCAGAGAACGAGGACGAAGATGTCCATGCAGAGAGGACGAGGGTCAAGGAGGCACTGAGCTGTCAGAGCTGCGAGGAG AAGCCAGTGGTGGTGTTGAGCAGCCTGAGAAAGGAGTACAGCGGCCATCATGACGGTTTCATCTTGAACACCAAGAAGAAGAAAGTGGCGACAAAAAACATCTCCCTCTGCGTTCGGAAAG GTGAAGTGCTGGGACTGCTGGGTCCAAATGGAGCAGGGAAGACCACTACCATGTACATGCTGGCTGGAGAAACCGAGCCCACGGCAGGACAG GTGCTGATGGGTGATTACTGCACAGAGTTCCGGCAGGTGGACGGCCCTCTGGAGTACATTGGCTACTGTCCACAGGTGAACCCGCTGTGGCCCAAGATCACCCTGCAGGAGCACCTGGAGATCTACGCCTCCATCAAGGGACTCGGCCAGAATGAGGTCGCCAGCATCATCGAGCG CGTTGTGAATGCACTGGAGTTGAAGGAACACCTTAAAAAGAAAGCTAAGAATCTCTCGGCAGGAATTAAGAGAAAG CTCTGTTTTGCCTTGAGCATGCTGGGTAACCCCCAGATTGTGCTTCTGGATGAACCTTCAACAGGAATGGACCCCAAAGCCAAGCAGAGAATGTG GAGAGCTATCCGTGCAGCATTCAAGAATCGCCAGCGGGGGGCGATACTAACCACCCACTacatggaggaggcagaggctgTCTGCGACCGAGTCGCCATCATGGTGTCAGGGCAGTTGCG GTGTATCGGCTCCATCCAGCACCTGAAGGGAAAGTACGGCCGTGGGTACAGCCTGGAGGTGAAGCTGCGGGAGGAGATGACCGGGCTGCGGGAAGTGGCTCTCCTTCACAAGGCGATCCTGAGAATCTTCCCTCATGCAGTGCGGCAAGAGAG cTTTGCCACTCTGATGGTGTATAAGATCCCCATGGAAGATGTGAAATCACTCTCACAGTCCTTTTCACAGTTGGAAAAGG caaaagATGCCTTCCATTTTGAGGAATACAACTTCTCTCAATCTACACTGGAACAG GTGTTCGTGGAGTTTGCTAAAGAGCAGGAGAATGACGAGGAAGAGATTGGGTCCCTGAGCACAACGTTTCAATGGCAGAGACTTCAGCAAGATGAGCTGGTGTCAACGCCCCACTCGGACAGCATTGTCCAccagctttaa
- the LOC121296288 gene encoding cholesterol transporter ABCA5-like isoform X3 produces MLPVKGRDAGVWQQTKSLLYKNLLIKWRSKQQSLQELILPLLLLGLLILISTLHPHVYYHGISTVELERQYSYDLEPKYLGYTPNNTITNHIMDKVAEHLTNEGIEVEMFHSEKALENASLHDQSSWVGVVFQNSLSYQLRFPYNSVPLPSDYTDSIASCFTDSKSCKAANYWYSGFTKLQSYIDAAIIEVQTQREVWREMEGLRVVMMGQPGSVEVQKFPHALISIYLVLAFTPFVSFLIVNVAAEKECRLKDAMAMMGLRDSAFWLSWGLLYAALVFTMSVLMAIISTCTSLFPSSSFFVIFLLIFLYGISTIFFSFMLTPLFKKPKFASTVGSMLTVVFGCLSLFTVLMKDFPQPLVWVLCLLSPSAFSMGIAQVVYLEAQGDGAVFSTLSNGPHPLFVPLVMLVLDSFLYLLLAVYLDQVLPREYGIRRSILYFLKPSYWSRHMKHYKEVNSQFESEVNGGPPSSESVEPVSSEFQGKEAIRINNIHKVYKEKDSSVEALRGLTFDIYEGQITALLGHSGAGKSTLMNILCGICPPTEGSVMIYGSPVSEIAEGLEMRRLVGICPQFNIMFEVLTVEEHLRIFAAIKGIPPGDINREVAKVLKDLDLEKIMDAQAQNLSGGQKRKLSVGIAIVGDPKILLLDEPTAGMDPCSRHQVWSLLKSRRSDHVTVLSTHYMDEADILADRKAVISQGLLKCIGSSLYLKTKCGVGYHLRMSVSESCDTDRVTSLIRRHVSKAQLSRQQEAELTYTLPSENMDTFSGLFSELDSRPDLGIGNYGVSMTTLEDVFLKLEAEAEVDQADYSVFNQEQVEEEGDASSLDDTDQRLLIFSDSKPEGVSGHALWRQQFRTIARLHLLNLLRERKPIILALFVIFLASVLALSLISGNIRINPTSRRLSPDLYLLSSKQPLRKYASSLLLHNASDSSIDYFIRNLESQDIKVELQKGNDFMASAPHSAAFNISGSNKQHYEYTAVFNSTMVHSLPMLLNILSNALLRSLNGTGRIETWSKPFEFKIPEALSNALIYIEAVLLGMLAAGMPAYFAMEHTRDREIKCRSQLRISGLVPSAYWCGQAAVDIPFYYLILIAMTSTLFAFHSEELLHAGAYTSVIPCLIGYGPAMILFTYVVSFMFTRVQNNRDFLSIVSMLVSVVSAFLIQLTYVNGNRIVATILHNSLCFFNPLYPLMGCLICITKTFTDMSVYEDTGTLSRNMLVTIVSPYLQCVFLLFLLRWLEIRYGGKTMRNDPLCRISAGKTKVHRNPDESENEDEDVHAERTRVKEALSCQSCEEKPVVVLSSLRKEYSGHHDGFILNTKKKKVATKNISLCVRKGEVLGLLGPNGAGKTTTMYMLAGETEPTAGQVLMGDYCTEFRQVDGPLEYIGYCPQVNPLWPKITLQEHLEIYASIKGLGQNEVASIIERVVNALELKEHLKKKAKNLSAGIKRKLCFALSMLGNPQIVLLDEPSTGMDPKAKQRMWRAIRAAFKNRQRGAILTTHYMEEAEAVCDRVAIMVSGQLRCIGSIQHLKGKYGRGYSLEVKLREEMTGLREVALLHKAILRIFPHAVRQESFATLMVYKIPMEDVKSLSQSFSQLEKAKDAFHFEEYNFSQSTLEQVFVEFAKEQENDEEEIGSLSTTFQWQRLQQDELVSTPHSDSIVHQL; encoded by the exons ATGTTACCGGTAAAAGGAAGAGATGCCGGGGTCTGGCAGCAAACTAAAAGCCTGCTTTACAAAAACCTGCTTATTAAATGGAGGAGCAAACAGCAGAGTCTGCAG GAGCTGATCCTGCCCTTGTTGTTGCTGGGGCTTCTGATTCTCATCAGCACACTGCACCCCCACGTATATTACCATGgcatctccactgtggagctggAGCGCCAATACAGCTATGACCTGGAGCCGAAATACCTGGGATACACGCCCAACAATACCATTACCAATCACATTATGGACAAGGTGGCAGAACATTTAACTAACGAAG GGATTGAGGTGGAGATGTTCCACAGTGAGAAGGCCTTGGAGAATGCCAGCCTACACGATCAGTCATCCTGGGTGGGTGTGGTGTTCCAGAACTCTTTAAGCTACCAGCTGCGCTTTCCCTACAATTCTGTGCCACTGCCCAGTGACTACACAGACTCAATCG CCAGCTGCTTTACAGACAGTAAATCGTGCAAGGCTGCAAACTATTGGTACTCAGGATTCACCAAACTCCAGTCATACATTGATGCAGCCATCATAGAG GTGCAGACCCAGCGGGaggtctggagggagatggaAGGGCTACGGGTCGTGATGATGGGCCAGCCCGGGTCAGTGGAGGTCCAGAAGTTCCCTCACGCGCTCATCTCCATCTACCTGGTCCTGGCGTTCACGCCCTTCGTGTCCTTCCTCATCGTCAACGTGGCGGCGGAGAAGGAGTGCCGCCTGAAGGATGCCATGGCCATGATGGGGCTGCGCGACTCTGCTTTCTG GCTGTCCTGGGGCTTGCTGTATGCTGCCCTGGTCTTCACCATGTCAGTCCTCATGGCAATCATCTCCACATGCACCTCCCTCTTTCCCAGCAGCAGCTTCTTTGTGATCTTTCTGCTCATTTTCCTGTACGGGATATCCACA ATCTTCTTTTCCTTCATGCTGACACCCCTCTTCAAGAAGCCCAAGTTTGCCAGCACTGTGGGCTCCATGCTGACAGTAGTGTTTGGCTGCCTGTCTCTCTTCACTGTCCTGATGAAGGATTTCCCTCAGCCACTGGTCTGGGTGCTGTGCCTGCTGTCTCCCAGTGCCTTCTCCATGGGCATTGCACAG gtggtGTACCTGGAAGCTCAGGGAGACGGAGCAGTCTTCTCCACTCTGTCCAATGGCCCCCACCCCCTTTTCGTGCCCCTTGTCATGCTGGTGCTTGATAGCTTCCTTTACCTCCTGCTAGCAGTCTACCTGGACCAGGTCTTACCAA GGGAATATGGAATACGTCGGTCCATCCTCTACTTTCTGAAGCCATCCTATTGGTCCAGACACATGAAGCACTATAAAGAGGTCAATTCGCAGTTTGAGAGTGAGGTAAACGGCGGCCCTCCGTCCAGCGAGTCAGTCGAGCCCGTGTCTTCAGAGTTCCAGGGGAAGGAAGCCATCAG aattaACAATATTCATAAAGTTTATAAGGAGAAGGACAGCTCTGTTGAGGCACTTAGAG GCTTGACCTTTGACATCTATGAGGGGCAGATCACAGCTCTGCTGGGGCACAGTGGAGCAGGGAAGTCCACGCTGATGAATATTCTGTGTGGGATTTGCCCTCCCACTGAAG GCTCTGTCATGATCTATGGCTCCCCAGTGTCTGAGATCGCAGAGGGGCTGGAGATGCGGAGGCTGGTGGGAATTTGCCCGCAGTTCAACATCATGTTCGAGGTGCTGACTGTGGAGGAGCACCTGAGGATCTTTGCTGCCATCAAGGGCATCCCCCCGGGCGACATCAACAGAGAG GTAGCCAAAGTGTTGAAGGACTTGGATCTGGAGAAGATCATGGATGCCCAGGCCCAGAACCTGAGCGGCGGCCAGAAGAGGAAGCTGTCTGTGGGCATTGCCATCGTGGGGGACCCCAAG ATTCTTCTCCTGGACGAGCCTACGGCAGGAATGGACCCCTGCTCCCGGCACCAGGTGTGGTCTCTCCTGAAGAGCCGACGGTCGGATCATGTCACTGTACTCTCCACCCACTACATGGATGAGGCTGACATCCTGGCAG ATCGGAAAGCTGTGATCTCCCAAGGACTTCTCAAGTGTATTGGCTCCTCTCTCTATCTCAAAACGAAATGTGGGGTTGGCTACCACCTCCG GATGTCAGTGAGTGAGTCGTGTGACACAGACCGCGTGACCTCACTGATAAGACGGCACGTCTCTAAGGCACAGTTGTCACGGCAGCAGGAGGCAGAACTGACATACACTCTTCCCTCTGAAAACATGGACACGTTTTCAG GCCTGTTCTCAGAGCTGGACAGCCGGCCTGATCTCGGAATAGGGAACTACGGTGTTTCCATGACAACACTGGAAGATGTTTTCCTGAAGCTGGAGGCTGAGGCCGAGGTTGATCAAGCAG actACAGCGTGTTTAACCAGGAGCAGGTAGAGGAGGAAGGGGACGCCTCCTCCCTGGACGACACTGACCAGCGGCTCCTCATCTTCTCTGACAGCAAGCCTGAGGGTGTCTCTGGACACGCTCTGTGGAGGCAGCAGTTCCGCACCATAGCCAGACTGCACCTGCTCAACCTGCTGAGGGAGAGGAAGCCCATCAT tcTGGCTCTGTTCGTCATCTTCCTGGCCTCAGTGCTGGCTCTGTCCCTGATCAGTGGCAATATCCGAATCAACCCCACGTCCCGCCGACTCTCCCCAGACCTCTACCTCCTCAGTAGCAAACAGCCGCTTCGCAAGTACGCCAGCAGTCTGCTGCTGCACAATGCCTctg ACTCGAGTATTGACTACTTCATCCGCAATCTGGAATCACAGGATATTAAGGTGGAATTGCAGAAAGGAAATGATTTCATGGCAAGTGCTCCACACAGTGCTGCCTTTAACATTTCAGGTTCCAATAAG CAGCACTACGAGTACACAGCTGTGTTTAACAGCACCATGGTACACTCCCTTCCTATGCTGCTGAATATCCTGAGCAACGCTCTGCTGCGCAGCCTCAACGGGACCGGCCGCATCGAGACGTGGAGCAAACCCTTTGAATTT AAAATTCCTGAGGCTCTATCGAATGCCCTGATCTACATTGAAGCGGTTCTGCTAGGAATGCTGGCAGCAGGAATGCCAGCCTACTTTGCCATGGAACACACACGGGACCGCGAG ATTAAGTGCCGTTCCCAGCTGCGAATCTCAGGCTTGGTCCCGTCTGCTTACTGGTGTGGTCAGGCAGCTGTCGACATCCCCTTCTACTACCTCATCCTGATCGCCATGACCAGCACTCTCTTCGCCTTCCACTCGGAGGAGCTGTTGCACGCTGGCGCATACACCTCAGTG ATCCCGTGTCTGATAGGCTACGGTCCGGCGATGATCCTCTTCACCTACGTGGTGTCCTTCATGTTCACTCGCGTCCAGAACAATCGGGATTTCCTCTCCATCGTCTCCATGCTG GTCTCTGTAGTATCTGCATTCTTGATTCAGCTGACCTATGTGAATGGAAACCGGATCGTAGCCACAATTCTGCACAactctttgtgcttcttcaaccCACTGTACCCACTCATGGGCTGCCTCATCTGCATCACCAAG ACTTTCACTGACATGAGCGTTTATGAAGACACTGGAACGCTGAGTAGAAACATGCTGGTAACCATTGTGTCG CCCTACCTGCAGTGTGTCTTTCTTCTCTTCCTGCTGCGTTGGCTGGAGATCCGATACGGAGGCAAGACTATGAGGAATGATCCACTGTGCAG GATCTCCGCTGGGAAGACGAAAGTCCATAGGAACCCTGATGAGTCAGAGAACGAGGACGAAGATGTCCATGCAGAGAGGACGAGGGTCAAGGAGGCACTGAGCTGTCAGAGCTGCGAGGAG AAGCCAGTGGTGGTGTTGAGCAGCCTGAGAAAGGAGTACAGCGGCCATCATGACGGTTTCATCTTGAACACCAAGAAGAAGAAAGTGGCGACAAAAAACATCTCCCTCTGCGTTCGGAAAG GTGAAGTGCTGGGACTGCTGGGTCCAAATGGAGCAGGGAAGACCACTACCATGTACATGCTGGCTGGAGAAACCGAGCCCACGGCAGGACAG GTGCTGATGGGTGATTACTGCACAGAGTTCCGGCAGGTGGACGGCCCTCTGGAGTACATTGGCTACTGTCCACAGGTGAACCCGCTGTGGCCCAAGATCACCCTGCAGGAGCACCTGGAGATCTACGCCTCCATCAAGGGACTCGGCCAGAATGAGGTCGCCAGCATCATCGAGCG CGTTGTGAATGCACTGGAGTTGAAGGAACACCTTAAAAAGAAAGCTAAGAATCTCTCGGCAGGAATTAAGAGAAAG CTCTGTTTTGCCTTGAGCATGCTGGGTAACCCCCAGATTGTGCTTCTGGATGAACCTTCAACAGGAATGGACCCCAAAGCCAAGCAGAGAATGTG GAGAGCTATCCGTGCAGCATTCAAGAATCGCCAGCGGGGGGCGATACTAACCACCCACTacatggaggaggcagaggctgTCTGCGACCGAGTCGCCATCATGGTGTCAGGGCAGTTGCG GTGTATCGGCTCCATCCAGCACCTGAAGGGAAAGTACGGCCGTGGGTACAGCCTGGAGGTGAAGCTGCGGGAGGAGATGACCGGGCTGCGGGAAGTGGCTCTCCTTCACAAGGCGATCCTGAGAATCTTCCCTCATGCAGTGCGGCAAGAGAG cTTTGCCACTCTGATGGTGTATAAGATCCCCATGGAAGATGTGAAATCACTCTCACAGTCCTTTTCACAGTTGGAAAAGG caaaagATGCCTTCCATTTTGAGGAATACAACTTCTCTCAATCTACACTGGAACAG GTGTTCGTGGAGTTTGCTAAAGAGCAGGAGAATGACGAGGAAGAGATTGGGTCCCTGAGCACAACGTTTCAATGGCAGAGACTTCAGCAAGATGAGCTGGTGTCAACGCCCCACTCGGACAGCATTGTCCAccagctttaa